The following proteins are co-located in the Silene latifolia isolate original U9 population chromosome 1, ASM4854445v1, whole genome shotgun sequence genome:
- the LOC141607975 gene encoding vacuolar protein sorting-associated protein 25-like → MQKLGDFKLPNFFNYPPYFTLQPVRETREKQIQLWKELIVEFCKTQKIFVITLEEDFPLFSNSIIERSLSHEAREAFLSALVAEGHAEWMDKGHRKCLVLWHRIQDWPEIILHFVKDNGLEDSVMTVEELRTGVESQETELHGMDRTVLMRALKLLENKGKLAIFKGSSTDDEGVKFSA, encoded by the exons ATGCAGAAATTGGGGGATTTCAAGCTGCCCAATTTCTTCAATTACCCACCATACTTCAC TTTGCAGCCAGTAAGAGAGACCAGAGAAAAGCAGATACAGCTCTGGAAGGAATTAATTGTTGAATTCTGCAAAACACAGAAAATATTTGTTATCACCCTTGAAGAAGACTTTCCATTGTTCTCAAATTCTATTATTGAGA GATCTCTTAGCCATGAAGCAAGGGAAGCATTTTTGTCAGCCTTAGTTGCAGAAG GTCATGCAGAATGGATGGACAAAGGCCATAGGAAGTGTCTAGTTCTTTGGCATCGAATTCAAGACTGGCCAGAAATTATCTTACATTTT GTGAAGGATAATGGATTAGAGGACAGTGTCATGACAGTTGAAGAGTTGCGAACTGGGGTGGAGTCCCAGGAGACAG AGCTCCATGGGATGGACCGCACCGTCCTAATGCGAGCGCTGAAGCTTCTAGAGAACAAGGGCAAGCTTGCTATCTTTAAAGGATCTTCCACTGATGATGAAGGTGTCAAATTCTCTGCCTAA